A window of Corallococcus macrosporus DSM 14697 contains these coding sequences:
- the moeB gene encoding molybdopterin-synthase adenylyltransferase MoeB, translating into MARTFQTLLAGVKQEIREVSVEDVKRLLDTRAPVRLLDVRESDEYAGGRLPGALHIPRGYLELRVESQLRRDEELVVYCAGGTRSALAAKTLKELGYERVASLAGGYNRWSDAALPVEKPFVLSAEQKERYRRHLSLPEVGEAGQAKLLQSRVLLLGAGGLGAPAALYLAAAGVGTLGIVDSDVVDLSNLQRQVIHTRERQGQPKVASARAAIEALNPDVKVVGFEERLTSHNVLEILEGFDLVLDGGDNFPTRYLLNDACVMLGKPNVHGSIFRFEGQVTTFIPGQGPCYRCLYPAPPPPELAPSCAEAGVLGVLPGTIGLLQATEALKLLLGQGEPLVGRLLTFDALGTRFQELKLRRDTQCPVCAPGAKVELIDYERFCAAPTPA; encoded by the coding sequence ATGGCTCGGACCTTCCAGACGCTGCTGGCCGGAGTGAAACAGGAGATTCGCGAGGTCTCCGTGGAGGACGTGAAGCGGCTGCTGGACACCCGGGCCCCCGTGCGGCTGCTGGACGTCCGGGAGTCGGACGAGTACGCCGGCGGCCGGCTGCCCGGCGCCCTCCACATTCCCAGGGGTTACCTGGAGCTGCGCGTGGAGAGCCAGCTCCGGCGCGACGAGGAGCTGGTCGTCTACTGCGCCGGCGGCACCCGCTCCGCCCTGGCCGCCAAGACGCTCAAGGAGCTGGGGTACGAGCGGGTGGCCTCCCTGGCGGGGGGCTACAACCGCTGGAGCGACGCCGCCCTCCCCGTGGAGAAGCCCTTCGTCCTCTCCGCCGAGCAGAAGGAGCGCTACCGCCGCCACCTGAGCCTCCCGGAGGTCGGGGAAGCGGGCCAGGCGAAGCTGCTCCAGTCCCGCGTCCTGCTGCTGGGGGCCGGCGGGTTGGGCGCACCGGCGGCGCTGTACCTGGCGGCCGCGGGCGTGGGCACGCTGGGCATCGTCGACTCGGACGTGGTCGACCTGAGCAACCTCCAGCGGCAGGTCATCCACACGCGGGAGCGTCAGGGCCAGCCCAAGGTGGCGAGCGCCCGGGCCGCCATCGAGGCCCTCAACCCGGACGTGAAGGTGGTGGGCTTCGAGGAGCGCCTCACCTCGCACAACGTGCTGGAGATTCTGGAGGGCTTCGACCTCGTGCTGGACGGCGGGGACAACTTCCCCACGCGCTACCTGCTCAATGACGCGTGTGTCATGCTCGGCAAGCCCAACGTCCACGGCTCCATCTTCCGCTTCGAGGGCCAGGTGACGACCTTCATCCCCGGACAGGGCCCCTGCTACCGCTGCCTCTACCCCGCCCCGCCCCCGCCCGAGCTGGCGCCCTCGTGCGCCGAGGCCGGCGTCCTGGGCGTGCTCCCCGGCACCATCGGCCTGCTCCAGGCCACCGAGGCCCTCAAGCTCCTCCTCGGCCAGGGCGAGCCGCTCGTGGGCCGGCTGCTCACCTTCGACGCGCTGGGCACCCGCTTCCAGGAGCTCAAGCTGCGCAGGGACACGCAGTGCCCCGTGTGCGCGCCGGGCGCGAAGGTGGAGCTCATCGACTACGAGCGCTTCTGCGCCGCGCCCACGCCTGCCTGA
- a CDS encoding rhodanese-like domain-containing protein: MPIPEIAPARLAELLAGPAESRPALLDVRFPHEHAWVALPDSLLIPLPELEERADELEPLRGRSVVVYCHHGVRSLDGAAYLMSLGIDAVSLRGGIDLYARQVDPTLSRY; encoded by the coding sequence ATGCCCATCCCCGAGATTGCCCCCGCCCGCCTCGCCGAGCTGCTCGCCGGCCCCGCGGAGTCCCGCCCCGCGCTGCTCGACGTCCGCTTTCCCCATGAGCATGCCTGGGTGGCGCTGCCGGACTCGCTGCTGATTCCCCTGCCCGAGCTGGAGGAGCGCGCGGACGAACTGGAGCCCCTGCGCGGCCGGTCCGTGGTCGTCTACTGCCACCACGGCGTGCGCAGCCTGGACGGCGCGGCCTACCTGATGTCGCTGGGCATCGACGCCGTGTCGCTGCGAGGCGGCATCGACCTCTACGCCCGGCAGGTGGACCCCACGCTGTCCCGCTACTGA